TCATGGACTTTGACTCCAATCACTGATGTTTTTTCTTACTCAAGGCCTGCGAATGCCAATTTAGGGAAAGAAATGAAGAAGCTAGAAGCTAACGCTCAAGGTTACATCCCTAATATACTATATGTAGATTATTATCAGCTTTCAAGAGCCACAGCCACAAGCATTTTAATGAACAGAAAATTAAACTAAATATCAAACCCGACCATGCCATGAGCTGTGTCGGACTTGTATTATTTACCTTTAATTCTCTTAAATAGGGCCAACTATTATTGATGAAACTTATTCGCGCATATTTTTTTGATAAGCATATACGAAAATTAATTAATCCAGCGTTTGAAATTCACTCTATCAAAAGAATTTGATTGCAATGAAAAAAACATAAAATATATACGTTAAAATTTATAAACATGCGGGCGATTTTTCGACAACTGCTTCTGACCATTGCTCAATCACGCCAATCCAATCAGATATAAATTTTTCTTGAAATTTTTTCTTATAACGTTGGAATTTCGCCCTGCACGTTTTCTTAACATTATAATTCTTTGCCCTATTCGAAATTAATATCAACTTACTGATTGAAAAAAAAATCATCAACCTAAATCAATTCCTAATTAATGGTAAAGCTTAGAATCAATCATCTTTCCAAAAGCTTGTCGCCGATGCTTGCGCCGAAGGAAAAATTGTCATATCCGCTATTTGCACTCTAGCAGGCCTGGTCACCACATAAGTGATCGCATCGGCAATATCTTCTGCGATCAATGGCTCATATCCTCTATACACCGCCTCGGATTTAGCCTCATCCCCTTTAAAACGAACCTCTGAAAACTCCGTATTCACTGCTCCGGGAGCAATGTTGGTTACTTTGACTCCATGCGGCAACAAGTCAAGCCTCATGCCTTCGCTGATTTTCTCAACGGCGGCTTTTGACGCGCAATAAACAGCGCCGTTGGCATATGTCTGTTTTCCTGCGACTGAGCTAATATTGATGATATGCCCCTTCTTCCTTTCAATCATCCAAGGCATCACAGCTTTTGAGACATATAACAATCCTTTCACATTTCCATCAATCATCATATCCCAATCCTGAACATCGCCATCTTGAATAGGCTCAAGCCCATGCGCATTGCCCGCATTGTTAACCAATACATCAATTGCTTTCCACTCCTCAGGCAGTCCATTCAAAGTGTCGAAAGTCAATGACTTATTTCTCACATCAAACACCAACGAAACGGTGTCAGTCTTCAATTGGGCAGCTAATTCTTCCAATCGTTCCTTTCTTCTACCGCAAAGCACTAAGTCATATCCAGCTTCAGACAACTGCACAGCCGTTGCTCTACCTATTCCAGATGAAGCTCCAGTTATTAAAGCGATTTTTCTTATCTGTTCCATATCTCAAAATGACAAACCTTATTGGTATTTTTCATAAAATACGACATCGTCTTTGTACTTTCGCTCATCCCACTTTAAAATTTCAAGCTCAGGCTTCTCATAAAACATGTCTGTATAACCAAAGCACAAATAACCTATTAACTCATGTGAATCCGGAGCATTAATCACTTTCGCTACTTCCTTAGGGTCTAAAATGCTTACCCAACCCATGCCCACATTCAAAGCTCTAGACATAAGCCACATATTCTGTATAGCGCAAGTAACGCTAAAACGCCCCATGTCAGGCATGGATGTTTGCCCCAAGACAGGTCCTTTTTTCGGCACATAATACACAGCTATATTCAATGGGGACTCTGTGATTCCCTCCAGCTTGAGTTTGATATATTCCTTTTGTTTTTCGTCTTCAAATAGTTCGGCAGCTTTCGCGGATTCCGTTTCAAAGGATTTCTTTATTTTGTTTCTAATATCCTTGTCCTTGATAACAACAAATTCCCAAGGTTGCGAAAAGCCAACTGATGGTGCGTTTAAGCCCGCCATCAATATTTTTTCAAGCACATCGTCTTCTATCGGCTTGTCCAAAAAATGATTGCCTCTAACATCTCTTCGATTCAAGATGATCTCCTCAAGCACTCGTTGTTCTTCAGAGTTGAAAAGTCTTGATTTCTCCATAATCTCAAAATAATTGCATAATTCTATTTCATCAAGACTCATTAAATAAAAATGTTCATTCAAAAAGTCCTTAAACAGTTAATATAAAGCAATTCATTCACTCTAACAAAATATTAATACTCTTAGCGTGCTTGAAATAGTTTAAATTCATAAATTAGCGTGTTGAAAGTTGACGGCGTTAGGAAACCAACAAATCCACTCGGCGCCTTGAAATCATAAATATCTTATTTATACAGATGAGCGAAAAAGCATTAATTTTTGGACATAAAAACCCAGACACCGACTCTATTTGCTCGGTTTTGGCTTACGAAGCTTTGAAAAAGCAATTAGGAGAAAATGTAGAAGCACGCAGACTTGGCAATCTTAACAAAGAAACTGAGTTTGTTTTGAACTACTTTGACGTTGAAGCTCCGAAACTACTTGCGACAGTCGATCCTAATGCCGAGGGCGCTGAAAACACTGAGCGTCAAAAAGTAATCTTGATAGACCATAACGAACGCATTCAAAGCGTTGACGGTCTTGAAACAGCTCAAATCACAGAAGTAATCGACCATCACAAATTTGGCGAATTCAGCACTTTTGAGCCTTTGATGATCAGAGCCGAGCCGGTAGGATGCTCATCTACAATCTTGTTGACTATCTACAAGGAAAACGATCTTTTGCCTGAAAAGAAAATGGCTGGCATGATGCTAAGCGCCATCATATCGGACACCTTGTTGTTCAAATCTCCGACATGCACTCCTAGAGACGTGAAAGCAGCTGAGGAACTTGCTAAAATAGCAGGCGTTGATCTTGAAAAATACGGCATGGACATGCTAATCGCCGGAGCCAGCTTCGGAGACAAGTCCACAAAAGAAATCATCAACATGGACATGAAAGAATTTGAGATGGGTGCGAATAAAATCGCCATCGCTCAAGTCAATACTGTGAATGTCGCTGAAATTTTGGATCAAAAAGAACAATACGAATCAACTATTCAAGAGCAAATTGAAAGCGAAGGTTATGACTTGTTCGTATTCATCATCACTGATATTTTGAGAAGCGGATCCGAAACTATTGTGCTTGGAAAAGCTACTGATGTATTTGAAAGTGCATTTGACACCAAACTTGACAACAATACCGCCTGGTTGGAAGGGGCTGTATCAAGAAAGAAACAATTTGTTCCTAATCTAATGGAAGTCAGCAAATAAACATAAAGCTTCATCCAGATATTACAAAACCGGCTTAATCAAGCCGGTTTTCTTTTTTTGCGCGATCGCCATACTTTCCAAAACGCTGATTTACCCAATCGATTCTTTTGATTCGAAAATTAAGGAAACCAAGCTTTTCTCTCTTCACTCCTTTCTTTGAATTCTTACAAGTTTTCTGTTAATTGAAAGAAATAATTCAGATTTAAATAAATCAGCTTATTATGAGATATAATCAAATAGATAGTCAACTTTTCATAAAGAATAGAAAACGTTTTGTTGAAAAAATGAAACCTAATTCCATCGCTATACTTTCATCCAATGATGTGATGTACACAAATGCAGACGATGTGATGAGATTTCAGCAAAACAACGATCTATTCTACCTTTCTGGAGTTGATCAGGAAGAAACTATTTTGCTTCTTTATCCTGACGCTCAAGATCCAAAATTCAAGGAAGTGCTATTTATCAGAGAGACTAATGAGCATATTCGAATTTGGGAAGGCGATAAACTTACAAAAGAGCAAGCTACTGATGTGTCAGGCATCAGCAATGTTCAATGGCTGCAGGAATTCGACTTCATGCTTCAGCTTAACGCTTTTCACGCCGACAATATTTACCTCAATCATAACGAGCATATCAAAACCGCTTCAGCGCAAATGGAAACGCGTGAAGATCGAATGATCAAGTATTGCAAAGACAGGTATCCTTTGCATAATTATGAAAGAGTTGGCCGTATCACCAGAGATTTGAGATTCATCAAATCAGATATTGAAATCGAATTGGTAACAGAAGCTTGCAACACTGCTACAAAAGCATTCAACAGAGCTTTAAGAGCTGTAAAGCCGGGCATGAGAGAGTTTGAAGTGGAAGCCGAATTGACGTATGAATTCTTGAAAAATGGAACAAGAAGACATGCCTTCCAGCCTATCATGGCTTCAGGGCTTAATGCTTGCTCTTTGCATTATGTAAAAAATGACGATGAGCTGAAAGACGGCGATATGATCTTGATGGACTTCGGAGCTGAATATGGCAATTACCATTCGGACGTGACTCGTTGCCTTCCTGTAAACGGCAAGTTCACGGACAGACAAAAAGAAGTGTACAATGCTGTTCTTAGATGCCTTAAAGAAGGTGTAAAAGAATTGAAGCCAGGCAACTCTCTGACTGATTACGAAAAAAACATGGCTTCGCTGGTAGAAGCCGAGCTAATCAATATTGGCCTTCTTGACGCTGAAGAAGTAAAAAATCAGGATCCGGATAACCCACTGTACAAAAAATATTTCATGCATGGAACAGCTCACCACCTTGGGTTGGATGTGCATGATATCGGAAACCGAATGGTTCCTATTCAAGAAGGCATGGTTTTCACTTGCGAGCCGGGTATTTACATTCGTGAAGAAAGAATCGGAATCAGACTTGAAAACGACTATGTAATCACTAAAGATGGACCTGTGAACTTAACTTCAGGGATTCCAATCGAAGTCGAAGAAATCGAAGCTATCATGGCTGGCAACAATGCAGCTGTCGAGGCTTAATCATATTAATTCTATTATTGCAAACGCTCCATCTTTGGAGCGTTTTTTTTGCGATATAGTTGTGCACTTTCTTTAAATCGCCAGCTACATTATACCATAGTCATTGCATTAAATATGAAAGCACTTTTAAAATGCTTCATGAACATTTTAATCTCAAAAAATAACTATTCGAACATTCCCATTTTATAATCAGGCAATACAAAAGCTCACTACCTTAAGTTTTTCGGACTTATCGTATGCAAAAATATATTACTATTCAAATCTCTTGCCTTGATCAAAGCTATTAACCCTGCATTATTATTTATTTATCATGACGCAAAGCATGATAAGCTTCATTTTGTCTCTTCAAAAACTGAGAAATATCACATTTGCACATTTCAGAGTTATGCTTAAGCAAAATTAACGAATTATATTTTACCATGAATATAAAAAATATTATCTTTAAGTCCCTTCAAATAAAAGCCCCTTTTCTATCCGAAGCAATAATTTGCTAACGGCCAAATCTTCTATGAAAAAGGCTTATTAGCATCTGTATCTTCGGCACAGTCTGCATTTGATTCAATGGATTATGAGAACCAATTTTTATGGCTTTTCTTTCATTTAACTTGACACATCAGAGAGATCTGATTCATAGCCAAACAATTGAGATCATTAGGCCATTAGACTTTGTAGACTACGTCAATTTTAGCATAGATAATAGATTCATATCATACATTTTTAAGCAAAAAATGGAAGAGCAAAATAAAAAATCCCAAACTGTAGATATCAGTTTCAAACAAGTCGGTTTTAGCGAAGAAACCCGATTTGAAAATGTTCACACAGAAATCGTTTCCGATTCCATCACAGGCTCTAAAGCCGTAGCCAAAGAAATCGCCGACTTGATCAGGGAAAAAGACGCCAAAGGCGAAAAATGCGTATTGGGTCTTGCCACAGGCTCTTCTCCTGTAAAAGTATACGAGGAGCTTATCAGAATGCATAAAGAAGAAGAGTTAAGCTTTAAAAATGTCATCACTTTCAATTTGGATGAATATTATCCAATGAAAAAGGAAGACATTCAGAGCTACTGGCACTTCATGCATGAAAACTTGTTCAATCATGTGGATATCCAGCCTGACAACATCAATATCCCTGATGGAACTCTTGCCATGGATGAGATCATAGACTTTGGCAAAAACTATGAAGCAAAGATCGAAGCATGCGGCGGATTGGATTTGCAGATCTTAGGCATTGGTAGAACAGGACATATCGGATTCAACGAACCGGGATCTACTGAGACCTCAAGAACTCGTATCATCACGCTTGACCACATCACTAGAGTAGATGCGGCCAAAGACTTTTTCGGCATAGACAATGTGCCTCGCAAGGCTATCACTATGGGTGTTGGCACTATCCTTCACGCCAAGAGAATCATCCTAATGGCTTGGGGACATGGTAAAGCGCCAATTATCAAAGAAACTGTCGAAGGTAGAATTTCCACTACCGTTCCTGCGACATACCTTCAACAGCACAGCAACACAACATTTGTTGTAGACCAAGAGGCTTCCAGCGAACTTACTCGCTTCCAAACTCCATGGTTGGTAGGAGATTGCGATTGGGAAGACGAATCTTTGAAAAAGCAAGCCGTATTTTGGCTATGCAAGCATCTTGGAAAGCCTCTATTGAAGCTTACGGACAGAGACTACAATGACTACGGAATGTCAGCAATGCTAGCTCAAGAAGGTTCAGCTTACAGCATCAATATCCGTATGTTCAATGAACTACAGCATACAATCACAGGTTGGCCGGGAGGTAAGCCGAACACGGACGATACTTACAGACCTGAAAGAGCCGCGCCTTCTCAAAAAAGAGTTATCGTATTCAGTCCACACCCTGATGATGATGTGATTTCCATGGGAGGAACATTTATCAGACTTTCAGAACAAGGACATGACGTTCACGTTGCTTACCAAACTTCAGGAAATATCGCGGTCAATGACCACGACGCTTTAAGATTTTCTGAATTCGTAAGCGACTATTTCAAGAAGTCAGGAGAGGATTCATGCAATGCAGCTGAAGATTTATACTCAAACACCTTGAATGATCACAACGAAAAAATCAACAGCAACCTCGAAGTCGATTCTCCAAGAGTCAGGTTGATCAAAGGTTTGATCAGAAGAGGCGAGGCCAAAGCCGGGGCTAGATATTGTGGAGTTAAGGATGAAAATATTCACTTCTTGGATTTGCCATTTTATGAAACAGGCAAAGTTAAAAAAGCTCCTATCGGGCCTAAAGATATCGAAATCATCGAGAATTTGATTAAGGAAGTTAAGCCTCATCAAATTTTCGCTGCTGGAGACTTGGCTGATCCGCATGGCACTCACAAGGTATGTCTTGACGCGATATTCGCCGCGCTTGAAAACTTGAAGCACGAAGAGTATATGAAAGACTGCTGGGTATGGCTTTACAGAGGCGCTTGGCATGAGTGGGATACTCACGAAATCGAAATGGCTGTGCCAATCAGTCCAGACGAATTATACCGCAAGCGTCAAGCTATATTCTTCCACCAATCTCAAAAAGACAATGTCGTATTCCAAGGAAATGACAAAAGAGAGTTTTGGCAAAGAGCTGAAGAAAGAAACCGTACAACTGCAAAGTCATTCAACGATCTTGGTCTTGCTGAATACGAAGCGATTGAAGCCTTCAGAAGGTATCATTTCCTTGACAATGAATAATTAGAAAATAACTCATAGATGTCACAAAAGCTGGTTCATAACTTTATGAATCGGCTTTTTTCATTTCAGACAAGATTTTAATTGCCATTCTTTTGAATGTCTTGGTATTTCTTTCCTTTTGATCCTCCAAAATCGCTACAAATTCATTCGTTATCTCTGGATATTTGTTGCATAATTCTCTCAAGACATACATGCTATAATACTTTGTACCCACTTTAATTCCCGAGTCTGACATCCACTTGATCAATTGATCCAAAACTTCTCCCTCTATCTCATTCGGCACTCCCGAATGCTTGAAAAACTTAGCCAACGACCTGTCAAAACCTAGCACATCAATCGCATATCGATTATTAAACAAATCAACCAAATAAGGGACAAGTCTCGAAGGAGCGATCTCGCATATATCTCCTAGCACATAAGAAGCTCTGGCTCCTTTGGGGTGATCTTCGGACAACATGGTAATAATTGGCTCAAGCGACAGTTGCTCATCTACGATTTTTTTCGCCCAAGCTTTTCTATCCGAGCTCATGCTCGTGGCAATATTATTGTCAATTTCCTTAAAAATGCTGTCAAGTTTGCGCATAAAAAAATATACTGTTTTTATGTTGAAGAAAACATAATGATTGAGCTCCAATTTAATCAACTTTTACAAGAATGGGCTGTTATACTTTAACGAAATAAAATCATTTATGAGAGAACTGATTAAAAATGCTAATCATAGAGAGCGAATAGAAGATGTAATGCTGTTTATCGGATTGATTGGCCCTTTTGCAGCTATGCCACAACTATATAAAATATTCATCAGTCATGATGGCTATGCGCACGGAGTATCTTTTGTCACATGGCTGATCTACGCTTTCTTAGCCGCATTTTGGAGTATATACGGTTTGGTATTTGGAAAGCGAGCATTGTTTTTATCCAACATGCTCACTTCAATTATTGATTTTATTATCGTTGGAAGGCTATTCTGGATAGGCTGCTTTCTTTAAGAATTATTTTGAACTTGATGATCCTCCAATACTTTCTCCAACATTCTAATGACTCCAGATTCATCATTGCTTAATGCTCTGTGAGGCGTAATCTTATGCAACTCTGGGTGTGCATTAGCCATTGCGAATCCATATTCAACAGATTGCAGCATTTCGATATCGTTAAGGTAATCGCCAAAAGCCATTGTTTCCTCTTTTGACACGCCTAGCATTTTTTGCAAAATCTCTACCGCATGCCCTTTGTGCGCGTCCGCTTCAGAAATATCCAACCAATACTCGCTGCTTACCTTTACCTTCAAATGATCTTCGTATGACTTGAATATTGGATAGCTATTCTTTTCCGAATTCAAAGGATCATAAATAGTTACTTTCAATATATCCTCTTCTTCTGGAATTTGCTCCAAAGAATCTAATACTTGCAAATCTTCAAAGAAACGTTTCACGTATTCGACATACTTTTCCTCTTTGCATTCAACATACGCATTCATTCTTCCTGAAATAACCAATTCGCAGTCTTTTGTCTCTCTAGCCAATTGAATTAATTCAAAAGCTTTCTCGCGCGTAAGCGACTCCACATGAATCTGTTGATCATTCTTGACAATATAGCTTCCATTGTCAGCTAGAAAATAAACATTCTCATGATGATCTTCTAAATTGAATTTCAAATTCTGATATTGTCTGCCACTGGCAATAGCGAATGTGATCCCGATGCTTTGCAGTTGCTTCAATATCGGAAAAAAATCTCTATCCAACTTGCCTTCGGAGTTAAGCAAAGTACCATCCATATCACTCACAATGAGCTTAATATTGCTAAAATTCATATGTCTTCGTTTATTACAATATTTATAACGAAGCGAATTTCGCATAATTTTACGACACAATCATTATGTGAGCGTTTTTCCATAGTTAACAAATGCTTTTTAAACTACATCGGTGTTCAAACTGTCGACAGTGCATACTTCCGAGCTTTTGGATTTGCCTTTTAGATGATATACACCTACATTTCTAAGCGACACTCCATCCAATTCTTCACCAAATTCGCATGTGAATAAGATACATTCTCCCGCTTCTTTGCAAACATGCTGAAGCCTAGAAGCAGTATTAAGGACATCTCCATGAAAAGCCAACTCTTTCTTCACTATACCCACCTCTACGCCAGTTACCAAGCCGCTGTTTAATCCCGCTTTGAAACTAGGAACAACTCCATAGTTCTGCATATAATAATCTTTCTTGCTCTCGAACTTTTTCTGAATATCGTAAAACAATCTAACGCATCTGTTATTTTTCAGTCCCTTCTTTTTCTCCCAAGTCAATACGATTTCATCGCCGACATATTGATACACTTCGGCTCTATGGTATACTATCTCGTCGGTCATATCGGCAAAGCAACGTTGGATTAATTTGCTGTATTTGATATGCCCCAACTCCTCAGCCAATTTAGTGGAATTGCTCAAATCCAAAAACATAAAGATACGCTCTTCTTCCCTTGGATGTATGTATTTGCCCATGATAACATTTTTGAAAAAAATAGGTCCTAATAGCTCTCCAAGCTGTTGAAGTGTTCCCATAAACAATGAGCACATCATTATAAAAGCAAAATAAACGACGAACAGCTCGCTGTAAAAGAAATTGCTTGCATCTATATAGTTGTACAAACTCTCGTGATAGTTTTTCAAGACCATCACACTTCCTTTATTTATCAAAATCAACAAAAGACTGGTAATAGCCATTCTCAAAAGCAATCTAAGCGTATATGGCATTTTATTGTACCAAAACTTCTTGCTTACAATTACAGACACCAGCCATCCAAATACTCCTAGAATTGACCCACCATAAAATGAAAGAGTTAACAGAGCTTCGCCCATAAACTCATAATCAAATCTTGGCAAACCAAGCCACTTATGCGTATCGATAAATACAACATATATCAAATAGAAAAAAAAGAAATTAAGTATATTCCAAAGTATCAGCGACCAAAACAAGGTTCCCCAATGTCTCAGCACCTGGTAATTAGATACCCTTTCCATAAATTATTATGCTAAATTAAACCTCCCAATAATTACACAACCGAAGAAAAATACGTCTCAACTTTGTATTTCGTTGCTATTTGAGGAGAAAAAAGAATATTATAAATGAAACTACTGTTAAGGTAAGACCGAACATGAAAAAATTAAACGCAACATGCAATCGCTTGTATTTCAAATTAAGCACTTTTCCCAAATAATAAAGATCCCTGCTCAAGCTATCATAGATTTGCTTTGGCGTTTGGGTATTATACTCCAGAGCATGCTGATATTCATCCAAACTCATCCCGTGAAAATTGCCAAAAAACAACAAATTCACACGATCTTGCTCTATATCTTCTTTGGTAAATTTGCCCTTGGTCACATTCGGTCTGGTCGCAATCACAGTCAAGATCACAGTTATCAAACCCGTAAGCGCGAAAATCACGGACGGCACTAGAATTTCCGGCCATTCTTCCACTTTTCTAAACAAAACACCAACTGCGAATGAAACTATAATCGAATTGATAGATAGCAATATGTTCGCTTTTCGATCCGCGATGACACTGAATGTTGTATGATTTCTCATAACAATCCTGTACATGGTTTCAACGTCTCTACGAGGCTTGTCATCATTGCTGTTTTCCGCAGATTTTTTTTTTGACTTTCCCGACTTTTTCAGCTGGTCAAAATTTTCAATCATATATTTGACATACTCGTCTTTTTGCGGTTGAAAGTTCTTTTTAGCATAGTCCGTAAAATACTTGTGCGTCATCAAAAATTGAATATTGAGCATTGTCCACTCTTTTTTATTCACTTTCTTGAAATGCGTGCAACACTCTTTTCTAAGATTTTCGGCTCTTTGAAAGTAGCCCTCCTTCCCCAGATGCGACAAATCAGCATCGCACATTACCATTTCCATATGATTTTGAGGATCTTGAGGCATTTTGGTTACCATAATCAAAGCCTTGATTCGATCAATTTCATCTTGGCTCAATTTGGTCTTCAAGAAATTTTCAGCAATTTCGGCACCCTTACTCTCATGCTCTTTAGGAAAGTCCACATAGGCTATGTCATGAAACCAAGCAGCAATCGTCACAAGGTCAATTTCATATTCAGACAAACCCTCAGCTTTTCCTATTTCCTCCACAGCATTAACCACAAGTTGCGTATGGTCAATGTTGTGATAGGAATAACTGCTGTCCTTTTGTATATATTCTTTATAAAAAGCTTCCGCTTCTTGCACTACCTTTTTCAAATCATCCATGCCTAGTCATTATAACTTTGGAAAACCTTGCCTCATATAATAAAGGGGCTTTTATTAATAAACGGTATATTTTTGAAATATAGGCCTTTATCTATTAAAAAGACAAACCAACATCAAAATAAAATATAGCTCCTTCTACTGATCCGCCTATTCCAAATGAAAAAGCCAGCAAATCCAAAGGCGCTACATACATCCCACCGCCGTAACTATGATGCCACCTCTTGGATACTTCTCCATCTTCCCAAACTCTACCAACATCATTAAACAACGTGCCTCCAACTCTAATCGGAATCACTCCCGTATTCAAAACGAATAAATCAAAACGAGCCTCTATATTATTCATAGCGCTTGTTCGCCCATAGAAGCGATCTTTTCTATATCCTCTCAAACTTTCCACTCCTCCCAGCATATTGGAAAGCAAAAAATTATAATCTCCTACATTTGTCGCGCCATAAAATCTTGTCGCAAATGTTACTTCCGCTGGCAACTTAACCGTCCAATAGAAATCCAGCTCTCCCTGTACTTTCCAAAATAGCTTTTCATTATGCTGAAAGGGTTGAAACAAAG
The Aureibacter tunicatorum DNA segment above includes these coding regions:
- a CDS encoding Pycsar system effector family protein, encoding MDDLKKVVQEAEAFYKEYIQKDSSYSYHNIDHTQLVVNAVEEIGKAEGLSEYEIDLVTIAAWFHDIAYVDFPKEHESKGAEIAENFLKTKLSQDEIDRIKALIMVTKMPQDPQNHMEMVMCDADLSHLGKEGYFQRAENLRKECCTHFKKVNKKEWTMLNIQFLMTHKYFTDYAKKNFQPQKDEYVKYMIENFDQLKKSGKSKKKSAENSNDDKPRRDVETMYRIVMRNHTTFSVIADRKANILLSINSIIVSFAVGVLFRKVEEWPEILVPSVIFALTGLITVILTVIATRPNVTKGKFTKEDIEQDRVNLLFFGNFHGMSLDEYQHALEYNTQTPKQIYDSLSRDLYYLGKVLNLKYKRLHVAFNFFMFGLTLTVVSFIIFFFLLK
- a CDS encoding manganese-dependent inorganic pyrophosphatase; amino-acid sequence: MSEKALIFGHKNPDTDSICSVLAYEALKKQLGENVEARRLGNLNKETEFVLNYFDVEAPKLLATVDPNAEGAENTERQKVILIDHNERIQSVDGLETAQITEVIDHHKFGEFSTFEPLMIRAEPVGCSSTILLTIYKENDLLPEKKMAGMMLSAIISDTLLFKSPTCTPRDVKAAEELAKIAGVDLEKYGMDMLIAGASFGDKSTKEIINMDMKEFEMGANKIAIAQVNTVNVAEILDQKEQYESTIQEQIESEGYDLFVFIITDILRSGSETIVLGKATDVFESAFDTKLDNNTAWLEGAVSRKKQFVPNLMEVSK
- the bluB gene encoding 5,6-dimethylbenzimidazole synthase gives rise to the protein MSLDEIELCNYFEIMEKSRLFNSEEQRVLEEIILNRRDVRGNHFLDKPIEDDVLEKILMAGLNAPSVGFSQPWEFVVIKDKDIRNKIKKSFETESAKAAELFEDEKQKEYIKLKLEGITESPLNIAVYYVPKKGPVLGQTSMPDMGRFSVTCAIQNMWLMSRALNVGMGWVSILDPKEVAKVINAPDSHELIGYLCFGYTDMFYEKPELEILKWDERKYKDDVVFYEKYQ
- a CDS encoding aminopeptidase P family protein, with the protein product MRYNQIDSQLFIKNRKRFVEKMKPNSIAILSSNDVMYTNADDVMRFQQNNDLFYLSGVDQEETILLLYPDAQDPKFKEVLFIRETNEHIRIWEGDKLTKEQATDVSGISNVQWLQEFDFMLQLNAFHADNIYLNHNEHIKTASAQMETREDRMIKYCKDRYPLHNYERVGRITRDLRFIKSDIEIELVTEACNTATKAFNRALRAVKPGMREFEVEAELTYEFLKNGTRRHAFQPIMASGLNACSLHYVKNDDELKDGDMILMDFGAEYGNYHSDVTRCLPVNGKFTDRQKEVYNAVLRCLKEGVKELKPGNSLTDYEKNMASLVEAELINIGLLDAEEVKNQDPDNPLYKKYFMHGTAHHLGLDVHDIGNRMVPIQEGMVFTCEPGIYIREERIGIRLENDYVITKDGPVNLTSGIPIEVEEIEAIMAGNNAAVEA
- a CDS encoding adenylate/guanylate cyclase domain-containing protein codes for the protein MERVSNYQVLRHWGTLFWSLILWNILNFFFFYLIYVVFIDTHKWLGLPRFDYEFMGEALLTLSFYGGSILGVFGWLVSVIVSKKFWYNKMPYTLRLLLRMAITSLLLILINKGSVMVLKNYHESLYNYIDASNFFYSELFVVYFAFIMMCSLFMGTLQQLGELLGPIFFKNVIMGKYIHPREEERIFMFLDLSNSTKLAEELGHIKYSKLIQRCFADMTDEIVYHRAEVYQYVGDEIVLTWEKKKGLKNNRCVRLFYDIQKKFESKKDYYMQNYGVVPSFKAGLNSGLVTGVEVGIVKKELAFHGDVLNTASRLQHVCKEAGECILFTCEFGEELDGVSLRNVGVYHLKGKSKSSEVCTVDSLNTDVV
- the nagB gene encoding glucosamine-6-phosphate deaminase — translated: MAFLSFNLTHQRDLIHSQTIEIIRPLDFVDYVNFSIDNRFISYIFKQKMEEQNKKSQTVDISFKQVGFSEETRFENVHTEIVSDSITGSKAVAKEIADLIREKDAKGEKCVLGLATGSSPVKVYEELIRMHKEEELSFKNVITFNLDEYYPMKKEDIQSYWHFMHENLFNHVDIQPDNINIPDGTLAMDEIIDFGKNYEAKIEACGGLDLQILGIGRTGHIGFNEPGSTETSRTRIITLDHITRVDAAKDFFGIDNVPRKAITMGVGTILHAKRIILMAWGHGKAPIIKETVEGRISTTVPATYLQQHSNTTFVVDQEASSELTRFQTPWLVGDCDWEDESLKKQAVFWLCKHLGKPLLKLTDRDYNDYGMSAMLAQEGSAYSINIRMFNELQHTITGWPGGKPNTDDTYRPERAAPSQKRVIVFSPHPDDDVISMGGTFIRLSEQGHDVHVAYQTSGNIAVNDHDALRFSEFVSDYFKKSGEDSCNAAEDLYSNTLNDHNEKINSNLEVDSPRVRLIKGLIRRGEAKAGARYCGVKDENIHFLDLPFYETGKVKKAPIGPKDIEIIENLIKEVKPHQIFAAGDLADPHGTHKVCLDAIFAALENLKHEEYMKDCWVWLYRGAWHEWDTHEIEMAVPISPDELYRKRQAIFFHQSQKDNVVFQGNDKREFWQRAEERNRTTAKSFNDLGLAEYEAIEAFRRYHFLDNE
- a CDS encoding HAD family hydrolase, which translates into the protein MNFSNIKLIVSDMDGTLLNSEGKLDRDFFPILKQLQSIGITFAIASGRQYQNLKFNLEDHHENVYFLADNGSYIVKNDQQIHVESLTREKAFELIQLARETKDCELVISGRMNAYVECKEEKYVEYVKRFFEDLQVLDSLEQIPEEEDILKVTIYDPLNSEKNSYPIFKSYEDHLKVKVSSEYWLDISEADAHKGHAVEILQKMLGVSKEETMAFGDYLNDIEMLQSVEYGFAMANAHPELHKITPHRALSNDESGVIRMLEKVLEDHQVQNNS
- a CDS encoding SDR family NAD(P)-dependent oxidoreductase; the encoded protein is MRKIALITGASSGIGRATAVQLSEAGYDLVLCGRRKERLEELAAQLKTDTVSLVFDVRNKSLTFDTLNGLPEEWKAIDVLVNNAGNAHGLEPIQDGDVQDWDMMIDGNVKGLLYVSKAVMPWMIERKKGHIINISSVAGKQTYANGAVYCASKAAVEKISEGMRLDLLPHGVKVTNIAPGAVNTEFSEVRFKGDEAKSEAVYRGYEPLIAEDIADAITYVVTRPARVQIADMTIFPSAQASATSFWKDD